In a genomic window of Myxococcales bacterium:
- a CDS encoding alpha/beta fold hydrolase, translating to MRSWLVVAMCVAACGGGGSKVQAIEVPDEVVAADAPTVPGGEELRFTAADGVTIVGTYWPPRDASTTACAVFAHQLSSTRAEYVPVIERLKGRAHLFAIDLRGHGASTQGPDGAVAWRAFETADWERVEGDLRDAVAAVRARGASGRCVMVGASIGSSATLRFVGAAPDQVAAVVLLSPGLNYRGLATPDAARATRAPVLIVHSQEQGAVDAATALANILGDNPTPVEVIADPGTAHGMTIVAGAPAVLERVSTFIGDHL from the coding sequence ATGCGAAGCTGGCTGGTCGTTGCGATGTGCGTGGCCGCGTGCGGGGGCGGGGGCTCGAAGGTGCAGGCGATCGAGGTCCCGGACGAGGTGGTGGCGGCGGACGCGCCGACGGTGCCGGGCGGCGAGGAGCTGCGGTTCACGGCGGCGGACGGCGTGACGATCGTGGGGACCTACTGGCCGCCGCGCGACGCGAGCACGACGGCGTGCGCGGTGTTCGCGCACCAGCTCAGCTCGACCCGCGCCGAGTACGTGCCGGTGATCGAGCGCCTCAAGGGGCGCGCCCACCTGTTCGCGATCGACCTGCGCGGCCACGGCGCCAGCACCCAGGGCCCCGACGGCGCGGTCGCCTGGCGGGCGTTCGAGACCGCCGACTGGGAGCGGGTCGAGGGCGACCTCCGCGACGCCGTCGCCGCCGTGCGCGCGCGCGGCGCTAGCGGCCGGTGCGTGATGGTCGGCGCCTCGATCGGCAGCTCGGCCACGCTGCGCTTCGTCGGCGCGGCGCCCGACCAGGTCGCCGCGGTCGTGCTGCTGTCGCCGGGGCTCAACTACCGCGGCCTGGCCACGCCCGACGCCGCCCGGGCCACGCGCGCGCCGGTGCTGATCGTCCACAGCCAGGAGCAGGGCGCCGTCGACGCCGCCACGGCGCTCGCCAACATCCTGGGCGACAACCCGACGCCGGTCGAGGTGATCGCCGACCCCGGCACCGCCCACGGCATGACGATCGTCGCCGGCGCGCCGGCGGTGCTGGAGCGCGTCAGCACGTTCATCGGCGACCACCTCTGA
- a CDS encoding phosphocholine cytidylyltransferase family protein — MRPHVDHAPKTLVPVAGVPILRRTLTTLVRAGVDQIVIVIGHLQLHVRAAVARWFPHLDVTFVENPAYETTSTAASLALARPHVDGRAFFLVDGDVVFDASVIDRLFEGGPDAVAVRSVGSLGAEEVKVTADERDRVVAIGKDVLVRGAMGEAIGVQLLSAATSRRLFAALAQRATSADLYYEAIFQELVDAGVGLHAVELGSLYACEIDTVEDLRAADAQLARGPAFDARPGFRVAV, encoded by the coding sequence TTGCGCCCACACGTGGACCACGCGCCCAAGACGCTGGTGCCGGTGGCCGGCGTGCCGATCTTGCGCCGGACGCTGACGACGCTGGTGCGCGCCGGCGTCGACCAGATCGTCATCGTGATCGGTCACCTGCAGCTGCACGTGCGCGCGGCCGTCGCGCGCTGGTTCCCCCACCTCGACGTCACCTTCGTCGAGAACCCCGCCTACGAGACCACCAGCACCGCCGCGTCGCTGGCGCTGGCCCGGCCCCACGTCGACGGGCGCGCGTTCTTCCTGGTCGACGGCGACGTGGTCTTCGACGCCTCGGTCATCGACCGGCTGTTCGAGGGCGGCCCCGACGCGGTCGCGGTCCGCTCGGTCGGGAGCCTCGGCGCCGAGGAGGTCAAGGTCACCGCCGACGAGCGCGATCGCGTGGTCGCGATCGGCAAGGACGTGCTGGTGCGCGGCGCCATGGGCGAGGCGATCGGCGTCCAGCTCCTGTCCGCGGCCACGTCGCGGCGGCTGTTCGCGGCGCTGGCGCAGCGGGCCACCAGCGCCGACCTCTACTACGAGGCGATCTTCCAGGAGCTGGTCGACGCGGGCGTCGGCCTGCACGCGGTCGAGCTCGGCTCGCTGTACGCGTGCGAGATCGACACCGTCGAGGATCTGCGGGCCGCCGACGCGCAGCTCGCGCGCGGGCCCGCCTTCGACGCGCGCCCCGGCTTCCGCGTCGCGGTGTGA
- a CDS encoding CDP-alcohol phosphatidyltransferase family protein, with protein MSIAALVLADAPGADVRVVGLSLAERARRVATRAGAQTVLVARDRAAVADWWRAAGCDRLLVIRATDQMVHTPLVAPLIASECPRAVAVAPPDAAAADVAAGAYAGALIVHGAAAEEMIAALAAGGDDRALGAELLAAGADACAHDRIARHPATTRTERRAAARLLFEVIHKHQDYEITRYLFRPVSTRMTAVLVRTPLTPNQVSSITAVLVVLGCWLTARGSMGGAIAGSAVMLAAAYVDCCDGEIARLKLLSSKFGAWLDTVVDELSQVAYMIALGLHCRQYFGVDYLGHHGLDPWRLAIIVGVVTYGVTIYCVYWNIVVLVGSANSQDYISRFEITPGERPGTARLRPVTTQAIMLPPDTNPVIRWLATYAPYVVRKDFITWGVLVLAIAHLTQVSFGLLVVGGVLSSTVVVIDHARARAQLSELRRRELVLVR; from the coding sequence ATGAGCATCGCCGCCCTGGTCCTCGCCGACGCCCCTGGCGCCGACGTCCGGGTCGTGGGGCTGTCTCTGGCCGAGCGGGCGCGCCGGGTCGCGACCCGCGCCGGCGCCCAGACCGTGCTGGTCGCCCGCGATCGCGCGGCGGTCGCCGACTGGTGGCGGGCCGCCGGCTGCGATCGCCTGCTGGTCATCCGGGCGACCGATCAGATGGTGCACACGCCGCTGGTCGCCCCGCTGATCGCGTCGGAGTGTCCGCGCGCGGTGGCGGTGGCGCCGCCCGACGCGGCCGCCGCCGACGTGGCCGCGGGCGCCTACGCCGGCGCGCTGATCGTCCACGGCGCGGCCGCCGAGGAGATGATCGCGGCCCTGGCCGCGGGCGGCGACGATCGCGCGCTCGGGGCCGAGCTGCTCGCCGCCGGCGCCGACGCCTGCGCGCACGACCGCATCGCCCGTCACCCCGCCACCACGCGCACCGAGCGGCGCGCCGCCGCGCGGCTCCTGTTCGAGGTGATCCACAAGCACCAGGACTACGAGATCACCCGCTACCTGTTCCGGCCGGTGTCGACCCGGATGACCGCGGTGCTGGTGCGCACGCCGCTCACGCCCAACCAGGTGTCGAGCATCACCGCGGTCCTGGTCGTGCTGGGGTGCTGGCTGACCGCGCGCGGCTCGATGGGCGGCGCGATCGCCGGCTCGGCGGTGATGCTGGCCGCGGCCTACGTCGACTGCTGCGACGGCGAGATCGCGCGGCTCAAGCTCCTGTCGTCGAAGTTCGGCGCCTGGCTCGACACCGTCGTCGACGAGCTGTCGCAGGTCGCCTACATGATCGCGCTGGGGCTGCACTGCCGCCAGTACTTCGGCGTCGACTACCTCGGCCACCACGGCCTCGATCCGTGGCGGCTGGCGATCATCGTCGGCGTCGTCACCTACGGCGTCACGATCTACTGCGTCTACTGGAACATCGTCGTGCTGGTCGGCTCGGCCAACAGCCAGGACTACATCAGCCGGTTCGAGATCACGCCCGGCGAGCGGCCCGGCACCGCGCGCCTGCGCCCGGTCACGACCCAGGCGATCATGCTCCCGCCCGACACCAACCCGGTGATCCGGTGGCTGGCGACCTACGCGCCGTACGTCGTGCGCAAGGACTTCATCACCTGGGGCGTGCTGGTGCTGGCGATCGCCCACCTGACCCAGGTGTCGTTCGGGCTGCTGGTCGTCGGCGGCGTGCTGTCGTCGACGGTGGTCGTGATCGATCACGCCCGCGCCCGCGCGCAGCTGTCGGAGCTCCGGCGGCGCGAGCTGGTGCTGGTGCGCTGA
- a CDS encoding peptidylprolyl isomerase, which translates to MRASPILLALALAVPVVACGPTGMSGPTMNNKIGGNQLATATVVSTEILRREPRTNHAKVKHILISWKDKVEGKGGADARALARTKRDAEREIRALQKQVAAGADFEQLMHAHSEDPGSADTGESYDVSPDAQLVIEFRQLGLRLDVDEVGVVESDYGFHLIKRVE; encoded by the coding sequence ATGCGCGCCTCGCCCATCCTCCTCGCCCTCGCCCTCGCCGTCCCCGTCGTCGCCTGCGGCCCCACCGGCATGTCCGGACCGACGATGAACAACAAGATCGGCGGCAACCAGCTCGCGACCGCGACGGTCGTCTCGACCGAGATCCTCCGGCGCGAGCCGCGCACCAACCACGCCAAGGTCAAGCACATCCTGATCTCGTGGAAGGACAAGGTCGAGGGCAAGGGCGGCGCCGACGCCCGCGCGCTGGCCCGGACCAAGCGCGACGCCGAGCGCGAGATCCGCGCGCTCCAGAAGCAGGTCGCGGCCGGCGCCGACTTCGAGCAGCTGATGCACGCGCACTCCGAAGACCCCGGCAGCGCCGACACCGGCGAGTCGTACGACGTCAGCCCCGACGCCCAGCTCGTGATCGAGTTCCGTCAGCTCGGCCTGCGGCTCGACGTCGACGAGGTCGGCGTGGTCGAGTCCGACTACGGCTTCCACCTGATCAAGCGCGTCGAGTAG
- a CDS encoding TIGR00266 family protein, whose translation MHENTLWYIGINGNQQGPLTAQQVIGQIRAGQLAQTAYVYGPSLARWTPILQVPWFAAAFGNAAPPPPPPPPGPAPVPLAADVIDYEVIGEEMQFVEITLDPGEAAVAEAGAFFYMDPGIEMQTVLGDGTRQAEQAGFFAKLVAAGKRAVTGESLFMTIYENRSGERRKVAFAAPYAGKIVAMDLASLGGTLLCEKDAFLCAARGIKVGVALQKKIGAGLFGGEGFILQKLEGQGLAFVHAGGTIVARELAAGEVLRVDTGCLVAFEPRVNYDIQWIGGLKSALFGGEGLFFATLTGPGKIWLQSLPFARLARRIVAAGVLGGPGEGSILGGLGTGD comes from the coding sequence GTGCACGAGAACACGCTCTGGTACATCGGCATCAACGGCAACCAGCAGGGGCCGTTGACCGCGCAGCAGGTGATCGGCCAGATCCGCGCGGGCCAGCTGGCGCAGACCGCCTACGTCTACGGGCCGAGCCTGGCCAGGTGGACGCCGATCTTGCAGGTGCCGTGGTTCGCCGCGGCGTTCGGCAACGCGGCGCCGCCACCGCCGCCGCCGCCGCCGGGCCCGGCGCCGGTGCCGCTGGCCGCCGACGTGATCGACTACGAGGTGATCGGCGAGGAGATGCAGTTCGTCGAGATCACGCTCGATCCTGGCGAGGCGGCGGTGGCCGAGGCCGGCGCGTTCTTCTACATGGATCCCGGCATCGAGATGCAGACGGTGCTCGGCGACGGCACCCGCCAGGCCGAGCAGGCCGGGTTCTTCGCCAAGCTGGTCGCCGCCGGCAAGCGCGCGGTCACCGGCGAGTCGCTGTTCATGACGATCTACGAGAACCGCAGCGGCGAGCGGCGCAAGGTCGCGTTCGCGGCGCCGTACGCCGGCAAGATCGTCGCGATGGATCTGGCGTCGCTCGGCGGCACGCTCCTGTGCGAGAAGGACGCGTTCCTGTGCGCGGCCCGCGGGATCAAGGTCGGCGTCGCGCTGCAGAAGAAGATCGGCGCCGGGCTGTTCGGCGGCGAGGGCTTCATCCTGCAGAAGCTCGAGGGGCAGGGGCTGGCGTTCGTCCACGCGGGCGGCACGATCGTCGCCCGGGAGCTCGCGGCCGGCGAGGTGCTGCGGGTCGACACCGGGTGCCTGGTCGCGTTCGAGCCGCGGGTCAACTACGACATCCAGTGGATCGGCGGGCTCAAGAGCGCGCTGTTCGGCGGCGAGGGCCTGTTCTTCGCCACGCTGACCGGACCTGGCAAGATCTGGCTGCAGTCGCTGCCGTTCGCGCGCCTGGCCCGGCGCATCGTCGCCGCCGGTGTGCTCGGCGGCCCGGGCGAGGGCTCGATCCTGGGCGGCCTCGGCACCGGCGATTGA
- a CDS encoding HAMP domain-containing histidine kinase → MRLTARFLIAFVVALALALGVTTWRNLERERALFDADLRHDARRVGQLVAQVYEHAAARGGPAAAAAALAAAQVAHADFTVTRVATTAVPPAIATELAAGRTAAVRNERARPDGRLDMFVPLEPGAVLRVSSSLAAERRYLAQTKTRMIWLALAALTLAAVATSALGVVLIARPTRELVAKARRVGAGDFAAPLRLRHRDELGELAIEINLMTEHLAAARVRIEAESTARVAAVEQLRHADRLVTVGKLAAGIAHELGTPLNVIEGRARMIETGDAVGDEIGDSARIVVEQARRITRIIRQLLDFARRGGSDKVATELAPLARQAVELMAASARTAGVTLVAPAPCDVRARVDAAQLQQVLTNLIGNAVHATPAGGAITVTVRADARARPSHGDAAPQPTAVIEVADTGVGMDPAVRERIFEPFFTTKPVGAGTGLGLAVVHGIVADHGGWVDVSSTPGHGSRFAVHLPVS, encoded by the coding sequence GTGCGCCTGACCGCGAGGTTCCTGATCGCCTTCGTGGTCGCGCTGGCGCTGGCGCTCGGCGTCACGACGTGGCGCAACCTCGAGCGCGAGCGCGCGCTGTTCGACGCCGACCTCCGCCACGACGCGCGCCGGGTCGGCCAGCTGGTGGCGCAGGTGTACGAGCACGCCGCCGCCCGGGGCGGGCCCGCCGCCGCCGCCGCCGCGCTGGCCGCGGCCCAGGTCGCGCACGCCGACTTCACCGTGACCCGCGTCGCGACCACCGCGGTCCCGCCCGCGATCGCCACCGAGCTGGCCGCCGGGCGCACCGCCGCGGTCCGGAACGAGCGCGCGCGCCCCGACGGCCGGCTCGACATGTTCGTGCCGCTCGAGCCCGGCGCGGTCCTGCGGGTCTCCAGCTCGCTGGCGGCCGAGCGCCGCTACCTGGCGCAGACCAAGACCCGGATGATCTGGCTGGCGCTGGCCGCCCTGACCCTGGCCGCGGTCGCCACGTCCGCGCTCGGGGTCGTGCTGATCGCGCGCCCGACCCGCGAGCTGGTGGCCAAGGCCCGGCGCGTCGGCGCCGGCGACTTCGCCGCGCCGCTGCGGCTGCGCCACCGCGACGAGCTCGGCGAGCTCGCGATCGAGATCAACCTGATGACCGAGCACCTCGCCGCCGCGCGCGTCCGGATCGAGGCCGAGTCGACGGCCCGCGTGGCCGCGGTCGAGCAGCTGCGCCACGCCGACCGCCTGGTCACGGTCGGCAAGCTCGCGGCCGGCATCGCGCACGAGCTGGGCACGCCGCTCAACGTGATCGAGGGCCGCGCGCGGATGATCGAGACCGGCGACGCGGTCGGCGACGAGATCGGCGACAGCGCCCGGATCGTCGTCGAGCAGGCCCGGCGGATCACCCGGATCATCCGGCAGCTCCTCGACTTCGCCCGCCGCGGCGGCAGCGACAAGGTCGCGACCGAGCTGGCGCCGCTGGCGCGCCAGGCGGTCGAGCTGATGGCCGCGTCGGCGCGCACCGCCGGCGTGACGCTGGTCGCGCCGGCCCCGTGCGACGTGCGCGCGCGGGTCGACGCCGCGCAGCTGCAGCAGGTGTTGACCAACCTGATCGGCAACGCCGTCCACGCGACCCCAGCCGGCGGCGCCATCACGGTCACGGTCCGCGCCGACGCGCGCGCGCGCCCGTCGCACGGCGACGCCGCGCCCCAGCCGACCGCGGTGATCGAGGTCGCCGACACCGGCGTCGGCATGGACCCGGCGGTGCGCGAGCGGATCTTCGAGCCGTTCTTCACCACCAAGCCGGTCGGCGCCGGCACCGGCCTGGGGCTGGCCGTGGTCCACGGCATCGTCGCCGACCACGGCGGCTGGGTCGACGTCAGCTCGACCCCGGGCCACGGCAGCCGGTTCGCCGTCCACCTGCCGGTGTCATGA
- a CDS encoding sigma-54-dependent Fis family transcriptional regulator: MSGRALIVDDEAELTALLARGLERRGFAVTTATSGEAALARLATDDVDVVVTDLNLGGMSGLALTERILASRPGLPVIVLTAFGSLEAAVGAIRVGAYDFLAKPVEVEALALTVGRAVRHRQLTDELVRLRRQVATGRGGELVGESAAMREVFDLIDRVAPTDASVLITGESGTGKELVARALHRQSARAAGPLIAINCAAMPEQLLESELFGHVKGAFTDARASRAGLFVQASGGTLFLDEIGELPLALQAKLLRALQERTVRPLGGDAEVAFDVRVVAATNRDLEAAVEARAFRDDLYYRIDVVHLPLPPLRARGGDVLVLAQRFLADTARRFGKPVTALAPAAAERLAAYGWPGNVRELANAIERAVALARFDQLTVDDLPERIRAATPSALVVAGADPSELVSLEEVERRYVLHVLQAAGGSRTVASRILGLDRKTLYRKLKGYGVDDG; this comes from the coding sequence ATGAGCGGCCGGGCGCTGATCGTCGACGACGAGGCCGAGCTGACCGCGCTGCTCGCGCGCGGCCTCGAGCGGCGCGGGTTCGCGGTGACCACGGCGACCTCGGGCGAGGCCGCGCTCGCGCGCCTGGCCACCGACGACGTCGACGTCGTCGTCACCGACCTCAACCTCGGCGGCATGTCCGGCCTGGCGCTGACCGAGCGGATCCTCGCGAGCCGCCCCGGCCTGCCGGTGATCGTGCTGACCGCGTTCGGCAGCCTCGAGGCCGCGGTCGGCGCGATCCGGGTCGGCGCCTACGACTTCCTGGCCAAGCCGGTCGAGGTCGAGGCGCTGGCGCTGACCGTCGGCCGCGCGGTCCGGCACCGCCAGCTCACCGACGAGCTGGTCCGCCTGCGCCGGCAGGTCGCGACCGGCCGCGGCGGCGAGCTGGTCGGCGAGAGCGCCGCGATGCGCGAGGTCTTCGACCTGATCGATCGCGTGGCCCCGACCGACGCCAGCGTGCTGATCACGGGCGAGAGCGGCACCGGCAAGGAGCTGGTGGCGCGGGCGCTGCACCGCCAGAGCGCGCGCGCGGCCGGGCCGCTGATCGCGATCAACTGCGCGGCGATGCCGGAGCAGCTGCTCGAGAGCGAGCTGTTCGGCCACGTCAAGGGCGCGTTCACCGACGCGCGGGCCAGCCGGGCCGGCCTGTTCGTCCAGGCCTCGGGCGGGACGCTGTTCCTCGACGAGATCGGCGAGCTGCCGCTGGCGCTGCAGGCCAAGCTCCTGCGCGCGCTGCAGGAGCGGACCGTGCGCCCGCTCGGGGGCGACGCCGAGGTCGCGTTCGACGTCCGCGTCGTCGCCGCGACCAACCGCGACCTCGAGGCCGCGGTCGAGGCCCGCGCCTTCCGCGACGACCTGTACTACCGCATCGACGTGGTGCACCTGCCCCTGCCGCCGCTGCGGGCCCGCGGCGGCGACGTGCTCGTGCTGGCCCAGCGGTTCCTGGCCGACACCGCGCGCCGGTTCGGCAAGCCGGTGACCGCGCTGGCGCCGGCCGCGGCCGAGCGCCTGGCCGCGTACGGGTGGCCCGGCAACGTGCGCGAGCTGGCCAACGCGATCGAGCGCGCGGTCGCGCTGGCCCGGTTCGATCAGCTCACGGTCGACGACCTGCCCGAGCGCATCCGCGCGGCGACGCCGTCGGCGCTGGTCGTCGCCGGCGCCGATCCGTCGGAGCTGGTCTCGCTCGAGGAGGTCGAGCGCCGCTACGTCCTGCACGTGCTCCAGGCCGCGGGCGGCAGCCGCACGGTCGCGAGCCGCATCCTCGGGCTCGACCGCAAGACCCTGTACCGCAAGCTCAAGGGCTACGGCGTCGACGACGGATGA
- a CDS encoding response regulator has translation MRRAPDLRNHRSDPPIALLAEDDDELRALIARHLRRAGYDVIEAGTGRQLLELLVEHVLPPLDAGQPGARLVITDVRMPGRTGLEVLCLLRRVDVGIPIVIITAFGDPALHAEARDLGASAVLDKPLDLDALVDTARALAPL, from the coding sequence ATGCGCCGTGCACCAGACCTGCGAAACCACCGCTCCGACCCGCCCATCGCCCTGCTGGCCGAAGACGACGACGAGCTCCGCGCGCTGATCGCGCGCCACCTCCGCCGCGCCGGCTACGACGTGATCGAGGCCGGCACCGGCCGCCAGCTGCTCGAGCTGCTGGTCGAGCACGTGCTGCCGCCGCTCGACGCCGGTCAGCCCGGCGCCCGGCTGGTGATCACCGACGTGCGCATGCCCGGGCGCACCGGGCTCGAGGTGCTGTGCCTGCTCCGGCGCGTCGACGTCGGCATCCCGATCGTGATCATCACGGCGTTCGGCGACCCGGCGCTGCACGCCGAGGCCCGCGACCTCGGCGCGTCGGCGGTGCTCGACAAGCCGCTCGACCTCGACGCGCTGGTCGACACCGCGCGCGCGCTGGCCCCGCTGTGA
- a CDS encoding response regulator gives MVAEDDDELRHLLARRLRRIGCEVIEARTGLELVELLAPPADGPAAARAHAELVISDIRMPGLTGLEVVSLLRSVDWAMPVILLTGFGDDAAHAEARRLGATLYDKPVDLDELIAAAAEHLGLAA, from the coding sequence ATCGTGGCCGAGGACGACGACGAGCTCCGGCACCTGCTGGCGCGGCGCCTGCGCCGGATCGGCTGCGAGGTGATCGAGGCGCGCACCGGGCTCGAGCTGGTCGAGCTCCTGGCGCCGCCCGCCGACGGCCCCGCCGCCGCGCGCGCCCACGCCGAGCTGGTGATCTCGGACATCCGCATGCCCGGGCTGACGGGGCTCGAGGTGGTGTCGCTGCTGCGCAGCGTCGACTGGGCGATGCCGGTGATCCTGCTGACCGGCTTCGGCGACGACGCCGCCCACGCCGAGGCCCGCCGGCTCGGCGCGACGCTCTACGACAAGCCGGTCGACCTCGACGAGCTGATCGCGGCGGCGGCCGAGCACCTCGGCCTCGCCGCATGA
- a CDS encoding adenylate/guanylate cyclase domain-containing protein codes for MLDLSGRPLRPWHRFHVRTTALYALPLFAILAVIAALAYERSVASEHGLLRARLRALSVALASAIDPAAVTVPGPAGPTPTRQRMLDALATVGRDQPEVVAIYVLVPDDAAGHMRFVADWDRRGLDVAPGTAYDARAVPLLMAAVAGPRVETDPVLDAWGPTLSGYAPIRAADGRTVAILGVDIAASTIALREHQVIVQTAVVFGVAALLLVVVGAVVGRWVRRPIERIVTATTAVAAGQLTARVALARPDELGILGAHFDRMAAGLEERERIRAIFGRYVSEDVARAVLASPEAAGLGGDLREVTVLFSDLRGYSTIVEHLAPAGVIAIVNSYLDEMATLIDAHDGCVLELLGDGILAVFGAPVASTDHAARALACAEAMAARLAELNAGWDASGAAEAWRAHGLPSLGMRIGVHTGRVVAGNIGGATRMKYAVLGDAVNVAARVEALNKELATSLLFTEATRAQLPAAAAARALPRGEHALKGRSQPVTVFTLPA; via the coding sequence ATGCTCGACCTGTCCGGACGCCCGCTGCGGCCGTGGCACCGCTTCCACGTGCGGACCACGGCGCTCTACGCGCTGCCGCTGTTCGCGATCCTCGCGGTGATCGCGGCGCTCGCGTACGAGCGCTCGGTCGCCAGCGAGCACGGGCTGCTGCGGGCCCGGCTGCGGGCGCTGAGCGTGGCGCTGGCCAGCGCCATCGATCCCGCGGCGGTGACCGTGCCCGGGCCGGCCGGCCCGACGCCGACCCGCCAGCGCATGCTCGACGCGCTGGCCACGGTCGGCCGTGACCAGCCCGAGGTGGTCGCGATCTACGTGCTCGTGCCCGACGACGCCGCCGGCCACATGCGGTTCGTCGCCGACTGGGACCGGCGCGGCCTCGACGTCGCGCCCGGCACCGCCTACGACGCCAGAGCGGTGCCGCTCTTGATGGCCGCGGTCGCGGGGCCGCGGGTCGAGACCGACCCCGTGCTCGACGCCTGGGGTCCGACCCTGTCGGGCTACGCGCCGATCCGCGCCGCCGACGGGCGCACGGTCGCGATCCTCGGCGTCGACATCGCCGCCAGCACGATCGCCCTGCGCGAGCACCAGGTCATCGTCCAGACCGCGGTCGTGTTCGGCGTCGCCGCGCTGCTGCTGGTGGTGGTCGGCGCGGTGGTCGGCCGGTGGGTGCGCCGGCCGATCGAGCGGATCGTCACCGCCACCACCGCGGTCGCCGCCGGCCAGCTCACCGCCCGGGTCGCGCTGGCCCGACCCGACGAGCTCGGCATCCTCGGCGCGCACTTCGATCGGATGGCGGCCGGCCTCGAGGAGCGCGAGCGCATCCGCGCGATCTTCGGCCGCTACGTCAGCGAGGACGTGGCCCGCGCGGTGCTGGCCAGCCCCGAGGCGGCGGGCCTCGGCGGCGACCTGCGCGAGGTCACGGTCCTGTTCAGCGACCTGCGCGGCTACTCGACGATCGTCGAGCACCTGGCGCCGGCCGGCGTGATCGCGATCGTCAACAGCTACCTCGACGAGATGGCCACGCTGATCGACGCCCACGACGGCTGCGTGCTCGAGCTGCTCGGCGACGGCATCCTCGCGGTGTTCGGCGCGCCGGTGGCGTCGACCGACCACGCCGCGCGCGCGCTGGCCTGCGCCGAGGCGATGGCCGCCCGCCTGGCCGAGCTCAACGCCGGGTGGGACGCGAGCGGCGCCGCCGAGGCCTGGCGCGCCCACGGCCTGCCGTCCTTGGGCATGCGCATCGGGGTCCACACCGGCCGGGTCGTCGCCGGCAACATCGGCGGCGCCACCCGGATGAAGTACGCGGTGCTCGGCGACGCGGTCAACGTCGCGGCCCGGGTCGAGGCGCTCAACAAGGAGCTCGCGACCTCGCTCCTGTTCACCGAGGCCACGCGCGCGCAGCTCCCGGCGGCGGCGGCGGCGCGGGCGCTGCCGCGCGGCGAGCACGCGCTCAAGGGCCGCAGCCAGCCCGTGACGGTGTTCACGCTGCCGGCGTGA
- a CDS encoding GNAT family N-acetyltransferase has protein sequence MLELVQVDADDVRLDRLLQLYMHEWSALVPTTIGADARFDYRHLPAYVDRARHGAYLIVDGAAPIGCALVAQDDDGCWHVEEFFVIAGARRHGAGAAAARRLFAIHPGPWSFTVRPENAGALAFWRRVVPEAAAAVEVGADGVARTRLRLSAG, from the coding sequence GTGCTCGAGCTGGTCCAGGTCGACGCGGACGACGTGCGGCTCGATCGCCTGTTGCAGCTCTACATGCACGAGTGGAGCGCGCTGGTGCCGACGACGATCGGCGCCGACGCGCGCTTCGACTACCGCCACCTGCCGGCCTACGTCGATCGCGCGCGCCACGGGGCGTACCTGATCGTCGACGGCGCCGCGCCGATCGGCTGCGCGCTGGTGGCCCAGGATGATGACGGCTGCTGGCACGTCGAGGAGTTCTTCGTCATCGCGGGCGCGCGTCGCCACGGCGCCGGCGCCGCCGCGGCCCGGCGGCTGTTCGCGATCCACCCGGGCCCGTGGTCGTTCACCGTCCGGCCCGAGAACGCCGGCGCGCTGGCGTTCTGGCGCCGGGTCGTGCCCGAGGCGGCGGCCGCCGTCGAGGTCGGCGCCGACGGCGTCGCGCGCACGCGCCTGCGGCTGAGCGCGGGCTGA